ACGACCAGAGCTTCGAGGAGCTCGACTTCCTGACCGACAAGCCGGAGCCGGAAGGTGGACGCTGGTGATCAGCGAAGACCAGCTCTACAACCTCGCGAAGGAAATCGACGCGCGCGTGGCCGCGGTCGAGCAGGCCGCGAAGGCCGGGGAGAGTCTCCCGCTGGTGCTCGACATCGGCGCAGGTCTCGGCACCGTGACGGTGGACGGCTCGGGCGGACTGGTCTCGGTGGACCTCAACCGTGACGCGATTGCCGGGCACACCGGAACAAGCCTGTCCAGGCACGTCCTGCGTGCGATCAACAACGCCGAATCGGCGGCGTCCACGCGGCGCAAAACCATGGTCGAGCACGCGGCACGGGAGATCAGATGAGCAACGGTAACTTCTACCCGCTGGGCAACGCGGCGGCAGGCTCGCGTTTCGAGGTCTATCCCGAGGCCTTGCGGGCAGCGACAGACGACGTCTACGCCGCGCGGGAGACGGTCGTGAAGTTCGGCATCGACGACCTGTCGCCGATGGTTCTGCGCGACGACGATGTCGGGCTGCTGGGTGTCCAGTCGGACGTGGTCACAGCCTTCAACGATGCCATCGCAGGGATCCGAGACAAGACCGGCAAGGGCGCCGTGCAGCTGGAACGGTTCGCGCAAGCGCTGGACAAAGCGGCTGACTACTACGAAACCCAGGACGAAGAGGACTTCAAGCAACTGCGCGCGAAAGAAGAGGGGGTGAACTGATCATGGCTACATCGGCAGCCGTCCCTCCGGGCCCGCCAGCACAACCGAAACCGTATCCGGAAGAAGCTGACGGGAAGATCCGCAAGATCGCCGAGCTCTTCGATCGTGGCGACATCCTGCAACTGCTGGAAGACGTCCGCAACAACCTGCTGGGCAACGCCGTTCAAGTCCAAAACTTGGCCATGGAGTTCGCGAAGAACCACACCCTCGCTGATGCCGGCGACAACATCGACGAAGCTGTGCAGTCGGTGAGCGGTACCTGGAGTGGGCGCGCCGCTGACCAGTTCGCCACCTACGCGAGCAGGGTCGGAAAAGCTCTCGAAGGTCAGCAGAACGTCGTCGCCGGCATGTCCGGTGTCCTCACCGACATCG
The sequence above is a segment of the Amycolatopsis sp. 2-15 genome. Coding sequences within it:
- a CDS encoding WXG100 family type VII secretion target; amino-acid sequence: MATSAAVPPGPPAQPKPYPEEADGKIRKIAELFDRGDILQLLEDVRNNLLGNAVQVQNLAMEFAKNHTLADAGDNIDEAVQSVSGTWSGRAADQFATYASRVGKALEGQQNVVAGMSGVLTDIAGCVIETYSKAIEFIGACAVELGKLGYKTIIAAVTSVIPIADIFTSKDLIDAVVDAFATLVESIVGLFAQARDTLGGFKQKAIALVQGNTDFPDIPELPGSSGIDDEKQWRVEPSAAPA